The genomic region CTCGAGGACTCACAGCGGAGAGCGGCCCTTCGTCTGCCcgcagtgcgggaagagcttctcCCAACGAGGAAATCTGAAGTGTCACATAAGAGTTCACACGGGAGAGACGCCCTACGCCTGTCTTCGGTGCGGGAAGCGTTTCGCTCAGCAGAGACAGCTGAAGAGTCACCTGCGGCTTTACTGTGGAGACGTCCTGCAGTGTTCGGAGTGCGGCAAGAGGTTCGCGGACAAGCTCAACTTCTTCAATCACCTGCGCATTCACCCCGGAGAAAGACTGTTTCACTGCGGCCTCTGCAGCAGAAAGTTCCTTCTGAAGTCGCACTTGGAGATACACATGAAGAGCCACGCCGAGGAGAGGACTTATCCGTGCTCTTTGTGCGGCGAGGGTTTTAAAGGCCTGGGTAATTTGGAGTCACACCAGAAGATGCACGCCGGGGCGAGCCGCTCGAGACAGACGCCACGAATCCATCCCGACGAGTCGAACAGAGCAGAGACTGCTTCAGAAACACAAGCAGGAGAGGAGCTGTACCGCTGCTCTTTGTGTGGCTTGAGCTTCCACACGgcaatttttttattggctCATAAAAAAAGGCACTCTCAGAAATGAGTAAAGAGCAAATCTCCAGGTGAATGGAGTGGAAATGAGATGCACTAACATGAGGAGAAAAGGTCATGTTCTGCATGGCATCTGAACCTGTGTGACTTTAGTTTGAAGGGGTGTATTTTGCTGGTGGTGAATCGTGGGTGTGTGACATTAATTAGGTGAAGTTAATTATGCTGCACACCTCACAGGCGTTAGCTACAG from Puntigrus tetrazona isolate hp1 unplaced genomic scaffold, ASM1883169v1 S000000060, whole genome shotgun sequence harbors:
- the LOC122332413 gene encoding gastrula zinc finger protein XlCGF8.2DB-like, with product MAFIKEENEEMGISDPCRAKDEDTEEKIDRTQRKEESEEPNEEDENHRDFTSGEKSLSCSTDTGKNLSVKRLEKAGPESSFSCHECGKSFSRERCFRSHTRIHSGASALTCQQCGKHFLKEGDLVIHSRTHSGERPFVCPQCGKSFSQRGNLKCHIRVHTGETPYACLRCGKRFAQQRQLKSHLRLYCGDVLQCSECGKRFADKLNFFNHLRIHPGERLFHCGLCSRKFLLKSHLEIHMKSHAEERTYPCSLCGEGFKGLGNLESHQKMHAGASRSRQTPRIHPDESNRAETASETQAGEELYRCSLCGLSFHTAIFLLAHKKRHSQK